A portion of the Natronococcus sp. AD-5 genome contains these proteins:
- the katG gene encoding catalase/peroxidase HPI, with the protein MMNRSNQDWWPNKLNLEILDQNARQVDPVGEEFDYAEAFETLDLEAVKADIEAVMTTSQEWWPADYGHYGPLFIRMAWHSAGTYRTSDGRGGASGGTQRFAPLNSWPDNANLDKARRVLWPVKQKYGRKLSWADLIVLAGNVALESMGFETFGFAGGREDEFEPDEAVDWGPEDEWEASERFGDEDELEGPLAATVMGLIYVNPEGPDSEPDPEGSAERIRESFGRMAMNDEETAALIAGGHTFGKVHGADDPDEHVGPEPEAAPIDQQGLGWESSHGSGKGSDAITSGIEGPWNATPTQWDTSYIDNLLEYEWEPETGPGGAVQWTTKNDELEGVAPGTEDPSEKEDVMMLTTDVALKRDPEYREILERFQENPDEFQEAFAKAWYKLIHRDMGPPSRFLGPEVPDEEMLWQDPIPDVDHELIGDEEIAELKEEILESDLSISQLVKTAWASASTYRDSDKRGGANGARVRLEPQKSWEVNEPEQLATVLETFEWIQEDFNGSRSDGTRVSLADLIVLGGSAAVEKAAADAGYDVEVPFEPGRTDASQEQTDVESFEALEPQADGFRNYLGDEHDRSAEELLVDKADLLNLTADEMTVLVGGMRALNANYQGSELGVFTDQPETLTNDFFVNLLDMDYEWEASSESKDIMEQEASSEAHDVYDLRDRETGELEWTGTRVDLVFGSNARLRAIAEVYGADDAEEKFVRDFVDTWSKVMKLDRFDLE; encoded by the coding sequence ATGATGAATAGGTCTAACCAAGACTGGTGGCCGAACAAGTTGAACTTGGAGATCCTCGATCAGAACGCTCGCCAGGTCGACCCGGTGGGCGAGGAGTTCGACTACGCCGAGGCGTTCGAGACGCTCGACCTCGAAGCCGTGAAGGCGGACATCGAAGCGGTGATGACGACGTCGCAGGAGTGGTGGCCGGCGGACTACGGCCACTACGGGCCGCTTTTCATTCGGATGGCGTGGCACAGCGCCGGTACGTACCGCACCAGCGATGGTCGCGGCGGCGCGTCCGGCGGCACGCAACGCTTTGCGCCCCTCAACAGTTGGCCCGACAACGCGAACCTCGACAAGGCCCGCCGAGTGCTCTGGCCGGTCAAGCAGAAGTACGGCCGCAAACTCTCGTGGGCCGACCTGATCGTCCTGGCCGGGAACGTCGCCCTCGAGTCGATGGGATTCGAGACGTTCGGCTTCGCCGGCGGGCGTGAAGACGAGTTCGAACCCGACGAAGCCGTCGACTGGGGACCGGAAGACGAGTGGGAGGCGTCCGAGCGCTTCGGCGACGAGGACGAACTCGAGGGGCCCCTCGCCGCCACCGTGATGGGGCTCATCTACGTGAATCCGGAGGGGCCGGACAGCGAGCCGGATCCGGAGGGGTCGGCGGAACGAATTCGAGAGTCGTTCGGCCGGATGGCGATGAACGACGAGGAGACGGCCGCGCTCATCGCCGGCGGACACACCTTCGGGAAGGTCCACGGCGCCGACGACCCCGACGAGCACGTCGGCCCCGAGCCCGAAGCGGCGCCCATCGACCAGCAGGGTCTCGGCTGGGAGAGCAGCCACGGCTCCGGTAAAGGGTCCGACGCGATCACCAGCGGGATCGAGGGGCCGTGGAACGCCACGCCGACTCAGTGGGACACGAGCTACATCGACAACCTGCTCGAGTACGAGTGGGAGCCCGAGACGGGTCCCGGCGGTGCGGTGCAGTGGACCACGAAAAACGACGAACTCGAAGGCGTCGCACCGGGCACCGAGGACCCGTCGGAAAAGGAAGACGTCATGATGCTGACGACGGACGTCGCCCTGAAGCGCGATCCGGAGTACCGGGAGATCCTCGAGCGCTTCCAGGAGAACCCGGACGAGTTCCAGGAGGCCTTCGCGAAGGCGTGGTACAAGCTGATCCACCGTGACATGGGTCCGCCGTCCCGGTTCCTCGGCCCGGAGGTTCCGGACGAGGAGATGCTGTGGCAGGACCCCATCCCCGACGTCGACCACGAACTCATCGGGGACGAAGAGATCGCCGAGCTCAAAGAAGAGATCCTCGAGTCGGACCTGTCCATCTCCCAGCTGGTCAAGACCGCCTGGGCGTCGGCGTCGACGTACCGCGACAGCGACAAGCGCGGCGGAGCGAACGGGGCTCGCGTTCGTCTCGAACCGCAGAAGAGCTGGGAGGTCAACGAGCCGGAGCAGCTGGCGACCGTGCTGGAGACCTTCGAATGGATCCAGGAGGACTTCAACGGCTCGCGATCCGACGGGACGAGGGTCTCGCTGGCCGACCTGATCGTTCTGGGCGGCTCCGCAGCCGTCGAGAAGGCTGCGGCGGACGCCGGGTACGACGTGGAGGTCCCGTTCGAACCGGGTCGTACCGACGCCTCGCAGGAACAAACCGACGTCGAGTCCTTCGAGGCGCTCGAACCGCAAGCCGACGGGTTCCGTAACTACCTCGGAGACGAGCACGACCGGTCGGCGGAGGAGCTGCTGGTGGACAAGGCTGACCTCCTGAATCTGACGGCCGACGAGATGACGGTTCTGGTCGGCGGCATGCGCGCGCTGAACGCGAACTACCAGGGGTCCGAGCTCGGCGTCTTCACCGACCAGCCGGAGACGCTGACCAACGACTTCTTCGTGAACCTCCTCGACATGGACTACGAGTGGGAAGCGTCCTCGGAGTCCAAGGACATCATGGAGCAGGAAGCGTCCTCTGAAGCCCACGACGTCTACGACCTGCGCGACCGCGAAACGGGCGAACTCGAGTGGACGGGGACCCGCGTGGATCTCGTCTTCGGTTCGAACGCCCGGCTTCGAGCCATCGCGGAAGTCTACGGAGCCGACGACGCGGAGGAGAAATTCGTGCGCGACTTCGTGGATACGTGGAGCAAAGTGATGAAGCTCGATCGCTTCGACCTCGAGTGA
- a CDS encoding DNA-3-methyladenine glycosylase family protein: MLEEAHPVLRQDPVMAELVDRHDPYVEPNWNEYERLCISIINQQLSTASAAAVRERVFELLDDTVTPETVLAADEAALRDAGLSRSKVAYVRNAARAFQENDYTREGLAAYSNDEVIDALTEIKGIGAWTARMYLLFVLERPDVLPLGDLAVRRGIETLYGNGEELIRAEMREIAEPWRPYRSVATRYIWAEYES, encoded by the coding sequence ATGTTAGAAGAGGCTCACCCCGTCCTCCGCCAGGACCCCGTGATGGCGGAACTCGTCGATCGACACGACCCGTACGTCGAACCGAACTGGAACGAGTACGAGCGACTCTGCATCTCGATCATCAACCAGCAGCTCTCGACCGCGAGCGCGGCGGCCGTCCGCGAGCGGGTCTTCGAGCTTCTCGACGACACCGTGACGCCGGAGACCGTGCTAGCCGCGGACGAGGCGGCGCTCCGAGACGCGGGGCTCTCTCGAAGCAAGGTCGCGTACGTGCGAAACGCCGCGCGGGCCTTCCAGGAGAACGATTACACGCGCGAAGGGCTGGCCGCGTACTCCAACGACGAGGTGATCGATGCCCTCACCGAAATCAAGGGGATCGGAGCGTGGACGGCGCGCATGTACCTCCTGTTCGTTCTCGAGCGACCCGACGTGCTCCCGCTCGGCGACCTCGCCGTTCGCCGCGGCATCGAAACGCTGTACGGGAACGGCGAGGAGCTGATCCGCGCCGAGATGCGCGAGATCGCCGAACCGTGGCGACCGTATCGCAGCGTCGCGACGCGGTACATCTGGGCCGAGTACGAGTCCTAG
- a CDS encoding ICP22 family protein, translating into MANDTPDDASSERRMTTDPERIREWAEARDAVPVSIRGGEGHGHSFAHRDELGADHEEHTWDEFIEAFEDEDLVFVYHEEGTASEGEGLGFFELVERDRAFERTDLGRDELDDSLRQGETVTTEIVETQVIEREIVERDTIESEVVESDVAEREVVDSELLTRDVTETEFLDDETIQVTVDETRLDTIEEIERYTVESRVVDVDVEQHDELERDEIETNVELESVQRSILESDVVRSDVATDDVLEQEVIRSNRTEGDAVRSELIERRTIEEEIGEQRRLRFVLEDAELVASEVIGSDVLEGEIIDVEEYAGAEPTAAEAAESETTAEGAESETTAEGAESETTAEGAESETTAEGAESETTAEGAESETTAEGAESETTAEGAESETGGAAEGAESDMDVAAGGAESEMADAESEPPMGESPIELSTDDQGKDVVDERGGKVGIVAEVEGQTAYIDPQPGLTDRLKARLNWGGHGDDDYPVEAAQISDITDDEIVLRGE; encoded by the coding sequence ATGGCAAACGATACTCCCGACGATGCGTCCAGCGAACGGCGAATGACTACCGACCCCGAGCGGATCAGAGAGTGGGCCGAAGCCCGCGACGCCGTCCCCGTCTCGATTCGCGGCGGCGAAGGCCACGGCCACTCGTTCGCCCACCGCGACGAACTCGGAGCCGACCACGAGGAGCACACCTGGGACGAGTTCATCGAGGCCTTCGAGGACGAGGATCTGGTGTTCGTCTACCACGAGGAAGGGACGGCGAGCGAGGGCGAGGGGCTGGGCTTTTTCGAACTCGTCGAGCGCGATCGGGCGTTCGAGCGGACCGACCTCGGCCGGGACGAACTCGATGACTCGCTCCGGCAGGGAGAGACCGTGACGACCGAAATCGTCGAGACGCAGGTTATCGAGCGCGAGATCGTCGAGCGGGACACGATCGAGAGCGAGGTGGTCGAATCGGACGTCGCCGAACGCGAGGTCGTCGACTCGGAATTACTGACCCGGGACGTCACCGAGACCGAATTCCTGGACGACGAGACGATCCAGGTGACCGTCGACGAGACTCGCCTCGACACGATCGAGGAGATCGAACGCTACACCGTCGAGAGTCGCGTGGTCGACGTCGACGTCGAACAGCACGACGAACTCGAGCGCGACGAGATCGAGACGAACGTCGAACTCGAGAGCGTCCAGCGCTCGATCCTCGAGAGCGACGTCGTCCGCTCGGACGTCGCGACGGACGACGTCCTTGAACAGGAGGTCATCCGGAGCAACCGCACCGAGGGCGACGCCGTCCGGAGCGAACTCATCGAGCGGCGGACGATCGAGGAGGAGATCGGCGAACAGCGGCGGCTGCGGTTCGTCCTCGAGGACGCCGAACTGGTCGCGTCCGAGGTGATCGGGAGCGACGTGCTCGAGGGCGAGATCATCGACGTCGAAGAGTACGCGGGCGCGGAGCCGACGGCCGCCGAAGCTGCCGAGTCGGAGACGACCGCGGAGGGTGCCGAGTCGGAGACGACCGCGGAGGGTGCCGAGTCGGAGACGACCGCGGAGGGTGCCGAGTCGGAGACGACCGCGGAGGGTGCCGAGTCGGAGACGACCGCGGAGGGTGCCGAGTCGGAGACGACCGCGGAGGGTGCCGAGTCGGAGACGACCGCGGAGGGTGCCGAGTCGGAGACGGGCGGCGCCGCCGAAGGTGCGGAATCGGATATGGACGTGGCCGCCGGCGGCGCCGAGTCGGAGATGGCCGATGCCGAGTCGGAACCCCCGATGGGCGAGTCGCCGATCGAACTCTCGACGGACGACCAGGGGAAGGACGTCGTCGACGAACGCGGCGGGAAGGTCGGGATCGTCGCGGAGGTCGAGGGACAGACGGCGTACATCGATCCCCAACCCGGGTTGACCGACCGACTCAAGGCCCGGCTGAACTGGGGCGGCCACGGTGACGACGATTATCCCGTCGAAGCGGCGCAAATATCGGATATCACCGACGACGAGATCGTCCTGCGGGGCGAGTAA